In Quercus robur chromosome 11, dhQueRobu3.1, whole genome shotgun sequence, the following proteins share a genomic window:
- the LOC126707271 gene encoding uncharacterized protein LOC126707271: MKDDRCEGVIKDAWVEQHWGNPINRLVTKVEACYTKLKTWNRTSFGHIRSLLEKKRKLLAQAEALLMTRRNHEQLRTLKGEVYELMVKEDAMWHQRLRVEWLKAGDLNTSYFHSRATQRNRRNFISKLNGEDGQVVEDEQKIGEMMASYFSELFTTAAPSDLDPILQGIERKVTPQMIQELTREYTAKEVEVALKQMKSISAPGPDEGLHALIKQAAAIGTISGVSLCREGPKVTHLFFMDDSLLFCKANSHECNSVLELLEKYERASGQRINQDKTQLFFSSNTNQQVRNSIKGRLGVAVSHQFDKYLRLPSFVDRGKKQSFSYIRERIW; the protein is encoded by the exons ATGAAAGATGACAGGTGTGAGGGGGTGATCAAGGATGCTTGGGTGGAACAACATTGGGGTAATCCTATCAACAGGCTAGTTACAAAGGTTGAAGCATGCTacacaaaattgaaaacttgGAATAGAACCTCCTTTGGCCATATCCGAAGCTTActagagaagaagaggaagttaCTAGCTCAAGCTGAAGCCTTATTAATGACAAGACGAAATCATGAGCAACTACGAACTCTCAAAGGGGAAGTGTACGAGTTAATGGTCAAGGAGGACGCAATGTGGCACCAAAGGTTGAGGGTGGAGTGGCTTAAGGCTGGTGACCTCAACACTAGCTATTTCCATAGCCGTGCAACCCAACGAAATCGGAGGAACTTCATCTCTAAGTTGAATGGGGAAGATGGTCAGGTGGTTGAGGATGAGCAGAAGATTGGAGAGATGATGGCATCTTATTTTAGTGAACTATTCACAACAGCAGCACCTTCTGACCTTGATCCAATCCTTCAAGGGATTGAGAGAAAAGTCACGCCGCAAATGATTCAAGAGTTGACCAGAGAGTACACGGCAAAAGAGGTGGAGGTTGCATTGAAACAAATGAAATCCATTTCAGCACCCGGTCCAGACG AAGGATTACATGCCCTTATTAAGCAAGCAGCAGCCATTGGTACCATCTCTGGAGTTTCCTTATGCCGTGAGGGTCCTAAGGTgactcatttatttttcatggaCGATAGCTTGCTGTTCTGTAAAGCAAACAGCCATGAATGCAATTCTGTCCTGGAGTTATTAGAGAAGTATGAAAGAGCATCGGGTCAAAGGATCAATCAGGATAAAACCCAACTATTTTTCAGCTCCAATACAAACCAGCAAGTCAGAAATTCAATTAAGGGCAGATTGGGTGTTGCGGTCTCCCATCAATTTGATAAGTACTTAAGACTACCGTCCTTTGTGGACAGAGGGAAGAAGCAAAGTTTTAGCTACATTCGTGAGAGGATTTGGTAG